Proteins co-encoded in one Pogoniulus pusillus isolate bPogPus1 chromosome 15, bPogPus1.pri, whole genome shotgun sequence genomic window:
- the NOL12 gene encoding nucleolar protein 12 — MGRKKKKKGLGGREGRLVVTFDEEKRREYLTGFHKRKVERRKAALEEIKRKLKEEQRKMKEERHQEYMKMLSEREEALDEADELEHLVTSQTESVSIDHPNHIVTVTTISDLDLSGARQLGLTTPVGKSDGSEEEKGEEVVNKPLRAMPKKSRNPLLSEKICSLTATLHMHSQKKTKGKRLQRGQGPRKKIQKSTGRTTKTQRRRLTGKMNHDQD, encoded by the exons ATGGGCcgcaagaagaagaagaagggtcTGGGAGGTCGTGAGGGGCGGCTGGTGGTGACTTTCGACGAGGAGAAgcgaag GGAGTACCTGACCGGCTTCCACAAGCGGAAGGTGGAGCGGAGGAAGGCGGCGCTGGAGGAGATCAAGCGGAAGctgaaggaggagcagaggaagatgAAGGAGGAG CGGCACCAGGAGtacatgaagatgctgagcgAGAGGGAGGAGGCGCTGG ATGAGGCCGATGAGCTGGAGCACTTGGTGACATCGCAGACAGAGTCTGTCAGCATTGACCACCCAAACCACATTGTAACTGTCACCACCATCAGTGACTTGGACCTCTCAGGAGCACGCCAGCTGGGACTGACCACCCCTGTG GGGAAAAGTGATGGatcagaagaagagaaaggagaagaggtgGTGAACAAGCCTCTGCGAGCAATGCCCAAGAAGTCCAGAAACCCTTTGCTGTCTGAGAA AATCTGTTCTCTTACTGCCACGCTGCATATGCACAGCcagaaaaagacaaaaggaaaGAGACTGCAACGTGGGCAAGGCCCACGCAAGAAAATCCAGAAATCCACGGGACGAACGACTAAGACTCAGCGCCGGAGGTTGACAGGCAAAATGAACCATGACCAAGATTAA